In one window of Cydia pomonella isolate Wapato2018A chromosome 16, ilCydPomo1, whole genome shotgun sequence DNA:
- the LOC133526258 gene encoding uncharacterized protein LOC133526258: MEKQGEYLEEDQSTISLFRRNKKTPHACYVLTNPPAPYRYHKLLLDTQPKVYNSIIDQYYCPTHHSPTHSYYEEVNMAEKKHKIKSRYLDFYYKNLYEREQSATCDCCPHFAYSNMINQNWASCESTPIPISFGEDQSPVQETTVKHKRNDTKSRYMDYLKNKNEPMEEIRYKIQTPKYSYYESFNTIPVYRSRKDQGNYSKENKNACYVISPRAQTLYYDDPDRRSRLFNYIMDQDYPMKQLPTHYEEEEDLKESPSMQSRYMNFNHQSQDEKKELTKCVSPTHSCGEEEFKENLSVKPRYMNFNHQNQDEKKELAKCVSPTHSCSEEEFKDNLSAKPRCTDFNHQCQYEENDDMDVDLERKTWKDIPIKSRYMDFYYKNQNERKESAAGEYSLDASDSNPHYNCPHEATETDLSDQCPTSKTNDTPRTNVIKSRYMDWEKDRSSEVIKADPIKASQLDWKDYHRLNTIHKFLDDMQYSRPSICTTGVIGSSLENRDLKVLKVSNSNVGNASVWIDAGIHAREWIAPAVNTYIINYVVQNFDELPDYMANKDWYFLPVMNPDGYEFSHTNYRMWRKNKAWHGRECLGVDLNRNFSFGWGGKGSSDEPKSPFYHGPRPFSEPESRAVRDMLQSSGIKFKVYITLHSFGEVILFPFAYRDELCPDYVRLLEGATVMSKAIYATSGNIYKVGISRDVMYGAAGTSCDWSYGQAKIPFCYLLELRSKKHKFRLPQIEIEETGKEILSCIMALMKFVDNYDLDGNFIENPTI; this comes from the exons atggagAAACAAGGTGAATACTTAGAAGAGGACCAAAGCACAATTTCACTGTTTAGAAGGAACAAAAAGACTCCCCACGCTTGTTATGTCTTGACCAACCCCCCTGCACCATACCGATACCATAAGCTACTTCTGGACACCCAACCAAAAGTATACAACTCTATTATTGATCAATATTATTGCCCAACCCACCATTCGCCAACACATTCTTACTATGAAGAAGTCAACATGGCAGAAAAGaagcataaaataaaatcacgaTATTTGGACTTTTACTACAAAAATCTATACGAAAGAGAACAATCGGCAACTTGCGATTGTTGCCCGCATTTTGCTTATTCAAATATGATAAACCAAAACTGGGCATCATGTGAATCAACTCCAATACCAATATCCTTCGGTGAAGATCAAAGTCCTGTTCAGGAGACGACCGTGAAACACAAGCGAAACGATACGAAGTCACGGTATATGGATTATCTTAAGAATAAAAATGAACCGATGGAAGAAATAAGATACAAAATCCAGACACCAAAATACTCATATTATGAAAGCTTCAATACTATTCCTGTATATAGAAGTAGGAAGGACCAGGGTAATTACagcaaagaaaacaaaaatgcTTGTTACGTCATAAGCCCACGTGCACAAACTCTGTACTATGACGATCCAGACAGGCGATCAAGATTATTCAACTACATTATGGATCAAGACTATCCGATGAAACAGCTGCCAACCCAttatgaagaagaagaagacttgaAAGAAAGTCCTTCCATGCAATCTCGTTACATGAATTTTAACCATCAAAGTCAAGATGAGAAGAAAGAATTAACTAAGTGTGTTTCACCCACACATTCTTGTGGTGAAGAAGAGTTTAAAGAAAACCTTTCCGTGAAACCTCGTTACATGAATTTTAACCACCAAAATCAAGATGAGAAGAAAGAATTAGCTAAGTGTGTTTCACCGACACATTCCTGTAGTGAAGAAGAGTTTAAAGATAATCTTTCCGCGAAACCTCGTTGCACGGATTTTAACCATCAATGTCAATATGAGGAGAACGATGATATGGATGTAGACTTGGAAAGAAAAACTTGGAAGGACATACCTATAAAATCTCGTTACATGGATTTTTACtacaaaaatcaaaatgaaaGAAAAGAATCGGCTGCTGGCGAATATAGTTTAGATGCATCTGATTCAAATCCACACTACAATTGTCCACACGAAGCTACCGAAACAGATTTAAGTGATCAGTGTCCTACTAGCAAGACGAATGATACGCCCAGAACTAATGTAATCAAATCACGGTATATGGACTGGGAAAAAGACCGATCGTCTGAAGTAATAAAAGCAG ATCCAATAAAAGCTTCTCAACTCGACTGGAAAGATTACCATCGATTGAACACAATACACAAGTTTTTGGATGACATGCAATACAGTCGTCCTTCTATTTGCACTACCGGTGTCATCGGATCGTCGCTAGAAAACCGGGATCTTAAG GTTCTGAAAGTGTCCAACAGTAACGTCGGGAACGCAAGCGTGTGGATCGACGCCGGCATACATGCGCGTGAGTGGATCGCGCCCGCCGTCAACACGTATATCATAAACTACGTCGTCCAAAACTTTGATGAGCTACCCGACTACATGGCGAACAAGGATTG GTATTTTCTCCCAGTAATGAATCCAGACGGCTACGAATTTTCTCACACTAACTATCGAATGTGGCGCAAAAACAAAGCATGGCACGGCAGGGAATGCTTGGGCGTTGATCTTAACAGGAATTTTAG ttttggcTGGGGCGGTAAAGGCTCATCAGACGAGCCAAAGAGTCCCTTTTACCATGGTCCTCGCCCATTCTCAGAACCGGAATCAAGAGCTGTAAGA GATATGTTACAATCATCCGGAATTAAATTCAAAGTATACATAACATTACACAGCTTCGGAGAAGTTATCTTATTTCCGTTTGCTTATCGAGATGAGCTCTGCCCAGACTACGTCCGTCTATTAGAAGGGGCCACTGTTATGTCTAAG GCTATCTATGCGACAAGTGGAAACATATACAAAGTTGGCATTTCTCGGGATGTCATGTACGGTGCCGCCGGCACCAGCTGTGACTGGAGCTACGGACAAGCCAAGATACCTTTCTGCTACCTTCTAGAGCTTAGAAGCAAGAAACACAAGTTTAGATTGCCACAGATAGAAATAGAAGAGACAGGCAAAGAAATTCTGAGTTGTATTATGGCGTTGATGAAGTTTGTAGATAATTATGACTTGGATGGTAACTTTATTGAAAACCCGACAATATGA
- the LOC133526259 gene encoding carboxypeptidase B-like, which yields MDFFVDKPRVAQVASMLHERGILFSVSIRDVDELKCREQGSTITVNVSATERPGQSENQSPCECMNWSTYHGLRTIYAFMDKLAETHPYLCNTFVIGKTCEGRDIKLLKISNGNPDNKGVWLDGGIHAREWVGVSVTTYISNEIVKNFHKMPESVTNKDWYILPVLNPDGYVYTHTTDRMWRKNRAKYGQCMGVDLNRNFSYGWGEAGEDGSSEDPGSIFYRGPKPFSEPETAAVKRAILESKADFKAFLSFHCYGEVIIFPWGYTSEPCPTYVELLEGGTVMARALHAVNGRTYKVGSTKDIMYYSAGTSVDWSYGVANIPYSYMIELPSKQHRFLLPKEQIIPTAKEILCGVIELMQFVDKRCKGTSATSVNSKL from the exons ATGGACTTCTTCGTAGACAAGCCGCGGGTTGCCCAAGTGGCTTCCATGCTGCACGAAAGAGGCATACTATTCTCTGTCTCCATCAGAGACGTGGATGAGTTGAAGTGTCGTGAGCAGGGTTCCACAATCACTGTCAACGTCAGCGCGACTGAGCGGCCTGGTCAATCGGAAAATCAGTCTCCAT GCGAATGTATGAATTGGAGCACCTACCACGGCCTGCGTACGATTTATGCTTTTATGGACAAACTCGCGGAGACACACCCGTACTTGTGCAATACCTTTGTCATCGGGAAGACTTGCGAAGGAAGAGATATCAAG CTCCTGAAGATATCAAATGGTAACCCTGACAATAAAGGCGTCTGGTTGGACGGAGGCATCCACGCGCGCGAGTGGGTCGGTGTCTCCGTGACCACATACATCTCAAATGAAATCGTCAAAAACTTCCACAAGATGCCCGAGAGCGTCACCAACAAGGACTG GTATATACTGCCAGTGTTGAACCCTGACGGGTATGTGTACACTCACACCACGGATCGAATGTGGCGCAAAAATAGAGCGAAATACGGACAGTGCATGGGAGTCGATCTAAATAGGAACTTCAG cTACGGCTGGGGAGAGGCAGGTGAAGACGGTTCATCTGAAGACCCTGGCAGCATTTTCTACCGTGGACCAAAGCCTTTCTCAGAGCCAGAGACCGCTGCAGTAAAG aGGGCGATTCTCGAGTCTAAAGCCGACTTCAAGGCGTTCCTTTCGTTCCATTGCTACGGTGAAGTGATTATTTTTCCTTGGGGCTATACTAGCGAGCCCTGTCCGACCTACGTGGAACTACTTGAGGGAGGCACGGTTATGGCTAGG GCATTGCACGCTGTAAACGGGCGCACATACAAGGTCGGAAGTACCAAGGACATCATGTACTACTCAGCGGGCACCAGCGTAGATTGGAGCTACGGCGTCGCCAACATCCCCTACTCCTACATGATCGAACTACCAAGCAAGCAACACCGGTTCCTCCTACCCAAGGAACAGATTATTCCCACAGCAAAAGAAATCTTATGTGGAGTGATAGAGTTAATGCAATTCGTCGACAAGAGATGCAAAGGAACGTCGGCTACTTCTGTTAACAGTAAATTATAG